From Acidobacteriota bacterium, a single genomic window includes:
- a CDS encoding DUF5054 domain-containing protein, translating into MKRREFVRDLLLAGGALACPPRLGLADATQPVSTRVKRVLVAFTCHLDVGFTNTQAAVLAEYFDQYYPAAMRTAEALRQSGEDRYVWSTGSWLLYEYLEHVTGAARSRAEHAIGRGEMAWYAVPFNLETEMLDRSMVEGAMGIAQTLDRRFNQTTTGAKMSDVPGHSRGLVAPFAANGVRFLDIGVNGASTVPEVPPLFVWKEPGGASITMMYHHGYGGVLQVPGSDLAVAIEVRNDNAGPHSVAEVKKIYAGLRKQFPGAKVSAANLSEIALAVEPYKSSLPVVTQEIGDTWIYGVASDPVKISRYREVMRMRQEWVRQGKFKVGDSTDLRLLQHLLLPPEHTWGVDTKRLKDYEHYTPKALATVANSPRFRWAEQSWREKRRDIDQAVESLPPALRNEAEVRLRALQPKTPDRTGLSPHMAGSEIETAHFTIALDPQTGAIHRLRAKNGGRDWASSDHPLGLFAYQTLSAKDYEDYRAAYIIAKTWWAPMDFGKPGIEKLGAESHVWLPRVCGCWAGKIRDGFRVLAALQITDTEAERADRVAWPGQMYLELLFPDSEPAVHVDLTCLGKAANRLPEAMWLSFLPVAPEQHGWTIDKVDQQISPFDVVKGGNRHMHAVTKGIYYKDSTGNFSIETLDAPAVALGERSPIYYSNDQPDLTRGFHFSLFNNAWGTNYIQWFGEDTRFRFVLRT; encoded by the coding sequence GTGAAACGTCGGGAATTCGTCAGAGATCTACTGCTCGCGGGCGGAGCGCTGGCCTGCCCTCCCAGGCTTGGACTTGCGGATGCCACGCAGCCCGTTTCCACCAGAGTCAAGCGCGTTCTGGTGGCTTTCACCTGCCATCTGGATGTGGGATTCACCAATACACAGGCGGCCGTCCTGGCCGAATACTTTGACCAGTATTATCCGGCGGCCATGCGGACCGCGGAAGCACTGCGGCAGTCAGGCGAAGACCGCTACGTCTGGTCGACGGGCTCATGGCTGCTTTACGAATATCTCGAGCACGTCACCGGCGCGGCGCGATCGCGGGCCGAACACGCCATCGGAAGAGGAGAAATGGCCTGGTACGCCGTACCCTTTAACCTGGAGACGGAGATGCTGGACCGCTCAATGGTCGAAGGTGCGATGGGAATCGCTCAAACGCTCGACCGGCGCTTCAACCAGACTACAACCGGCGCAAAGATGAGCGACGTTCCCGGTCATTCCCGCGGACTCGTAGCGCCATTCGCCGCAAACGGCGTGAGGTTTCTCGATATTGGGGTCAACGGCGCGAGCACCGTACCCGAAGTTCCTCCGCTGTTTGTCTGGAAGGAGCCCGGGGGCGCATCGATCACGATGATGTACCACCACGGGTACGGCGGTGTCCTCCAGGTCCCGGGATCAGATCTGGCGGTAGCCATTGAGGTCCGGAACGATAATGCCGGGCCACATTCCGTCGCGGAAGTGAAGAAGATTTACGCGGGACTGCGAAAGCAATTCCCCGGCGCAAAAGTGAGCGCAGCCAATCTCAGTGAAATCGCTCTGGCTGTGGAGCCATATAAGAGCAGCCTGCCGGTGGTAACGCAGGAGATCGGCGACACCTGGATTTATGGGGTGGCAAGTGATCCGGTGAAAATTTCCCGATACCGTGAAGTGATGCGCATGCGCCAAGAGTGGGTCCGCCAGGGGAAGTTCAAAGTTGGCGACTCAACAGACCTCCGACTGCTGCAACACCTGTTGCTGCCTCCCGAGCACACCTGGGGCGTTGATACCAAACGGTTGAAAGACTACGAACACTACACGCCGAAAGCTCTTGCCACCGTGGCCAACAGCCCCCGTTTTCGATGGGCGGAACAAAGTTGGAGGGAAAAACGGAGAGACATAGACCAGGCGGTTGAAAGCCTGCCGCCGGCCTTGCGAAACGAAGCCGAGGTGCGCCTCCGCGCTTTGCAGCCGAAAACTCCGGACCGAACAGGCCTGAGCCCGCACATGGCGGGTTCAGAAATTGAAACGGCCCACTTCACTATCGCGCTCGATCCTCAAACGGGAGCCATCCACCGGCTGCGCGCCAAAAATGGCGGCCGCGACTGGGCCTCATCCGATCATCCGCTCGGATTGTTTGCCTATCAGACCCTTTCCGCAAAGGACTACGAAGATTATCGCGCCGCCTACATCATTGCGAAGACCTGGTGGGCGCCAATGGACTTCGGCAAACCCGGCATCGAGAAGCTCGGCGCCGAGAGCCACGTGTGGCTGCCGCGCGTCTGTGGCTGCTGGGCTGGCAAAATCCGTGATGGTTTTCGAGTTCTAGCCGCGTTACAGATTACGGACACTGAAGCCGAGCGTGCGGATCGCGTTGCCTGGCCTGGGCAGATGTACCTCGAACTGCTCTTTCCTGACTCAGAACCCGCAGTCCATGTGGACCTCACCTGCCTGGGCAAGGCCGCCAATCGCCTGCCGGAGGCGATGTGGCTCAGCTTTCTCCCAGTGGCGCCGGAACAGCACGGATGGACGATCGACAAAGTCGACCAGCAGATTTCTCCCTTTGACGTTGTGAAAGGCGGTAACCGCCACATGCACGCAGTCACCAAGGGCATCTACTACAAGGATTCGACAGGAAATTTTTCGATTGAGACGCTCGACGCGCCTGCCGTCGCTCTGGGCGAGCGGTCGCCGATTTACTACTCGAACGACCAGCCCGATCTCACCAGGGGGTTCCACTTCAGCCTGTTCAATAACGCGTGGGGCACAAACTATATCCAGTGGTTCGGAGAAGACACGCGCTTCCGGTTCGTTCTGAGGACCTGA